A single region of the Legionella oakridgensis ATCC 33761 = DSM 21215 genome encodes:
- the minE gene encoding cell division topological specificity factor MinE has protein sequence MSIFNYLRKRNATAKVAKERLQIIISHERTQRNTPDYLPKLQEEILAVIAKYIPISHDQVSVNLERMGDNAVLELNVTMPDEALA, from the coding sequence ATGAGTATTTTTAATTACTTACGCAAGCGCAACGCGACGGCCAAAGTAGCCAAGGAGCGTCTGCAAATCATCATTTCGCACGAGCGCACCCAAAGAAATACGCCGGATTACCTGCCAAAATTACAGGAAGAAATTCTGGCCGTCATTGCGAAATACATCCCTATTAGCCATGATCAAGTCAGTGTTAATCTCGAGCGCATGGGTGATAATGCCGTTCTTGAGCTGAACGTCACCATGCCGGATGAGGCATTGGCTTAA
- a CDS encoding DUF1189 family protein, whose amino-acid sequence MSKNSQKLRRVDAPIFRYWHAFYMSFYSRRLYVDVSKRWRGFGLIYLFLILLIASIPPSIRIIMDFNQFFNEQVLSPLGELPPLYIQNGKVLFDKPIPYLIKNKQGKVVLMVDTMSTKADLPKLTRTYPDLNVLITKDAMYYRPPTPRFFFSLNTPMPSSSFYEQSFPNYENEVFVGQEIIKSASITRIKYMAELLIYFFVFAFFYSIYLVLMITLAFLGQVFAQVLLNVKIKYKESCRLFAIAATPQIVLFISLFTANFIFPNIGFFFLGLLAIYYYYAVMAVKSERNKMVIS is encoded by the coding sequence ATGAGTAAGAACAGTCAAAAATTACGCAGAGTGGATGCGCCAATTTTTCGTTATTGGCATGCCTTTTACATGTCTTTTTATTCTCGTCGACTATACGTGGATGTCTCTAAGCGCTGGCGTGGTTTCGGTCTCATTTATTTGTTTTTAATTTTGTTGATTGCCTCTATTCCACCATCGATACGAATTATTATGGATTTTAATCAATTCTTTAATGAGCAAGTACTGTCTCCTCTTGGAGAATTACCCCCTCTTTATATTCAAAATGGAAAGGTATTGTTTGACAAGCCTATACCTTACCTCATAAAAAATAAGCAAGGGAAGGTGGTCCTGATGGTTGATACCATGAGTACGAAGGCAGATCTGCCTAAATTAACCCGAACGTATCCAGACCTCAATGTTTTGATTACCAAAGATGCAATGTATTATCGGCCACCAACGCCGCGATTTTTTTTCAGTTTAAATACGCCAATGCCCAGCAGCAGTTTTTATGAGCAATCGTTTCCCAATTATGAAAATGAAGTGTTTGTCGGGCAGGAAATAATAAAATCGGCTAGCATTACACGAATAAAATATATGGCTGAGTTGCTTATTTATTTTTTTGTGTTTGCTTTTTTTTATTCAATATATCTGGTTTTAATGATTACCCTTGCTTTTCTTGGCCAGGTCTTTGCCCAAGTTTTGCTGAATGTAAAAATTAAATATAAGGAATCTTGCCGCCTGTTTGCCATTGCGGCAACCCCACAAATTGTGCTTTTCATAAGTCTGTTTACTGCCAATTTTATATTTCCCAATATTGGATTTTTCTTTCTTGGGCTATTGGCCATTTATTATTACTATGCGGTTATGGCGGTAAAAAGTGAGCGCAATAAGATGGTGATTTCATGA
- the guaB gene encoding IMP dehydrogenase gives MPLSIIQQALTFDDVLLVPAHSTILPKEVSLKTRLTRDIELNMPLISAAMDTVTEARLAIALAQEGGIGVIHKNMSITSQAEEVKKVKKFESGMVKDPVSVVPTLSVRELLAVMAKHNFSGVPVVDNDHLVGIVTSRDIRFETNLSLPVSAVMTPKERLVTVKEGASREEIRRLLHKHRLEKLLVVNDAFCLRGLITVKDIQKAKENPYACKDSAEQLRVGAAVGVGEGTEDRVMALVEAGVDVIVVDTAHGHSQGVLNRVQWIKKHFPTVQVIGGNIATAAAARDLVAAGVDAVKVGIGPGSICTTRIVTGVGVPQITAITNVASGVKGEVPVIADGGIRFSGDVCKALAAGAHTVMLGSMFAGTEESPGEIELYQGRTYKGYRGMGSIGAMAQAQGSSDRYFQDISQGAEKLVPEGIEGRVPYKGPVQTIIHQMLGGLRSCMGYTGCGTISLLHEKAEFVRVTHAGMRESHVHDVSITKQAPNYQIDE, from the coding sequence ATGCCGCTTTCTATCATCCAACAAGCATTAACGTTTGATGATGTCTTGTTAGTTCCAGCCCACTCGACGATATTACCCAAAGAAGTGTCTTTGAAAACGCGATTGACACGCGACATCGAATTAAATATGCCACTTATTTCTGCTGCCATGGATACTGTAACTGAGGCACGCTTAGCCATTGCCTTGGCTCAGGAAGGTGGTATTGGGGTCATTCATAAAAATATGAGTATCACCTCTCAAGCCGAAGAGGTGAAAAAAGTGAAAAAATTTGAAAGCGGCATGGTCAAAGACCCTGTTTCTGTGGTACCCACCTTAAGCGTTAGGGAACTTCTTGCGGTCATGGCAAAACACAATTTTTCCGGTGTTCCTGTCGTGGATAACGATCATCTCGTTGGCATTGTCACAAGCCGTGATATCCGCTTTGAAACGAACTTGTCATTGCCTGTTTCAGCGGTTATGACACCAAAAGAACGATTGGTTACGGTAAAAGAAGGGGCCAGTCGGGAGGAAATCCGCCGTCTTTTACACAAGCATCGGTTGGAAAAATTACTGGTGGTCAACGACGCATTTTGTCTTCGAGGGCTGATTACCGTGAAAGATATTCAAAAGGCAAAGGAAAATCCTTATGCCTGCAAGGATAGCGCCGAACAGTTACGTGTGGGAGCAGCGGTCGGTGTAGGCGAGGGAACAGAAGACCGAGTCATGGCATTGGTTGAAGCTGGTGTTGATGTCATTGTGGTTGATACGGCTCATGGTCATTCTCAAGGCGTGCTTAATCGAGTTCAGTGGATTAAAAAGCATTTTCCAACCGTGCAGGTCATTGGCGGTAATATTGCCACAGCCGCTGCTGCCCGTGATTTGGTGGCTGCAGGGGTTGATGCCGTTAAGGTTGGTATTGGTCCTGGGTCTATTTGCACCACCAGAATCGTGACAGGAGTTGGTGTGCCACAAATTACTGCCATCACCAATGTGGCTTCTGGCGTGAAAGGAGAAGTCCCTGTGATTGCTGATGGGGGCATTCGATTTTCAGGCGACGTCTGCAAGGCATTGGCTGCCGGAGCGCACACCGTCATGCTTGGCAGCATGTTTGCAGGAACAGAAGAGTCGCCAGGGGAAATCGAGCTGTATCAAGGACGTACTTATAAAGGATATCGGGGCATGGGCTCAATTGGTGCGATGGCTCAAGCACAAGGTTCAAGCGATCGTTATTTTCAGGACATCAGTCAAGGGGCTGAGAAGCTGGTTCCTGAAGGTATTGAAGGACGTGTTCCTTATAAGGGCCCAGTACAGACGATTATTCATCAAATGCTGGGAGGCTTGCGTTCTTGTATGGGGTATACTGGTTGCGGCACGATTAGTTTGCTGCACGAAAAAGCAGAATTTGTTCGAGTAACCCATGCCGGCATGCGTGAGTCTCATGTTCACGACGTGAGCATCACCAAACAGGCACCTAATTATCAGATTGATGAATAG
- a CDS encoding alpha/beta fold hydrolase: MRELLHFAHGNGFPSPCYRQMFHYLQPCFDYCYIDRVGHTPEFPVTENWHYLVDEVTASIKRQASKPVIALGHSLGGVLSFRAAVAEPSLFKAVILLDSPIIGRFKSNLLRLSKTLGMIDHVTPAFRTRGRRQYWQTKEQAWSYLRSRTLFKDFTDACLEDYIDYGMQQDEQGYSLRFDRQVEYQIYRTIPHMLYEYEGKLKIPAVLIYGSKSNIIDRMDLRYMQKHYNIKTYEIRGSHMFPMEHPEQTANLVIKAVDALFR, encoded by the coding sequence ATGAGAGAACTGCTGCATTTTGCTCACGGAAATGGATTTCCTTCGCCATGCTATCGACAAATGTTTCATTATTTGCAGCCCTGTTTTGATTATTGTTATATTGACCGGGTTGGGCATACTCCTGAATTTCCTGTGACTGAAAACTGGCATTATCTTGTTGATGAAGTGACCGCCAGCATTAAACGGCAGGCTTCAAAACCAGTGATTGCTCTGGGGCATTCTTTAGGGGGAGTATTAAGCTTTCGTGCGGCCGTGGCGGAGCCTTCTTTATTTAAAGCAGTCATTCTTTTGGATTCACCCATTATCGGACGTTTTAAATCCAATCTTTTAAGATTATCAAAAACGTTGGGGATGATTGATCATGTTACCCCGGCGTTTCGTACTCGCGGACGGCGCCAATATTGGCAAACCAAGGAGCAGGCTTGGTCTTATTTAAGAAGCAGAACCTTATTTAAAGACTTTACGGATGCCTGTCTTGAGGATTATATTGATTATGGCATGCAACAAGATGAACAAGGTTACTCACTACGATTTGATCGTCAGGTAGAATATCAGATATATCGTACTATTCCGCATATGCTCTATGAATATGAAGGAAAATTAAAAATCCCGGCAGTGCTTATCTACGGTAGTAAGAGCAATATAATTGACCGTATGGACTTGCGCTATATGCAAAAGCATTACAATATTAAAACATATGAAATACGTGGCTCTCATATGTTTCCAATGGAGCATCCTGAGCAAACGGCGAATTTAGTCATAAAAGCGGTGGATGCACTATTTAGATAA
- the minD gene encoding septum site-determining protein MinD encodes MAKIIVVTSGKGGVGKTTSSAAFSAGLALRGHKTVVIDFDIGLRNLDLIMGCERRVVYDFINVINGDATLKQALIKDKRIPELYILPASQTRDKDALTLEGVENVLNELSKEFDYIICDSPAGIETGALMAMYFADHAIVVTNPEVSSVRDSDRILGLLASKTKRAKESSTPIQEHLLLTRYDPERVTRGDMLSVDDVKEILAIPLIGIIPESKAVLKASNTGVPVTLDEQSDAGLAYQDAIARFLGEERPMRFIHAERKGILRRLFGKNKEDLPA; translated from the coding sequence TTGGCCAAGATTATCGTCGTTACTTCTGGTAAAGGGGGAGTTGGTAAGACCACGTCTTCTGCGGCATTTTCAGCGGGTCTTGCACTGCGTGGGCATAAAACCGTTGTCATTGATTTTGATATAGGATTGAGAAATCTTGACCTCATCATGGGCTGTGAACGCCGTGTGGTTTATGACTTTATTAATGTCATTAATGGCGATGCCACCTTAAAGCAAGCACTCATAAAAGACAAGCGCATCCCGGAGCTTTACATTTTACCTGCTTCACAAACCCGCGATAAAGACGCCTTAACGCTGGAAGGGGTTGAAAACGTTTTAAACGAATTATCGAAAGAGTTTGATTACATCATTTGTGACTCTCCTGCTGGCATTGAAACCGGCGCTTTAATGGCCATGTATTTTGCCGATCATGCGATTGTAGTCACCAACCCGGAAGTGTCTTCTGTTCGCGACTCTGACCGAATTTTAGGGCTTTTAGCCAGTAAAACAAAACGTGCAAAGGAAAGCAGCACCCCAATACAAGAACATCTCTTGCTCACGCGCTATGACCCCGAGCGCGTCACCAGAGGGGATATGCTGTCCGTCGACGATGTTAAAGAAATTCTGGCCATCCCGTTAATTGGTATTATCCCTGAATCCAAAGCCGTGCTTAAGGCATCGAATACTGGCGTGCCAGTGACTTTGGATGAGCAAAGCGATGCGGGTCTTGCTTATCAGGATGCCATTGCCCGTTTCCTGGGTGAAGAGCGCCCCATGCGTTTCATTCATGCCGAACGTAAAGGAATATTGCGCCGTCTATTCGGAAAAAACAAGGAGGATCTCCCAGCATGA
- a CDS encoding acyl-CoA dehydrogenase, giving the protein MLHSLLIVMVLSVVCLLLVKQASLKVWFISYAIFALLVMKYGSPGLFAQTGLWLGFALFLIGTIRPLRQGLLTRPLLHIARQAMPAMSATEREALEAGSIGWEGELFSGAPDFSRLHAVPAVRLSEDEQAFLNGPVNTLCRMIDDWDITHNRADMPPEMWTFIKSHGFLGMIIPKRYGGLGFSATGQMSVLVKLYSRSVTVASTISVPNSLGPAELLLKYGTEEQKNYYLPRLANGTDIPCFALTGPNAGSDAASIPDQGIVCREQINGQEVLGIRLNWDKRYITLCPVATVIGLAFRLFDPDNLLGKGHDVGISCALIPADTPGVIKGRRHFPLNIAFLNGPTQGKNVFIPLDYLIGGEKMAGQGWRMLMECLSAGRAISLPSSAAGGTQAISLGSGAYARVRKQFNQPIGKFEGIEEVLARIAGKTYMINAALAMTTTVIDAGVKSAVAGAILKYHTTEWARSVALDAMDIHGGKGICLGPNNYLGRGYQGAPISITVEGANILTRSLIIFGQGAIRCHPYVFLEMESIKNNDLSAFDQALWGHAAFILANFTRSLLFSFTDGRVSHAPAVKMKRYYQWINRYSSHLAFLADFSMMTLGATLKRKETLSARLGDMLSYLYVASAVLNRFQQDGEPDADLPLVEWCCQYLLHECESAMRGVIANFPRRWGRAVLRIMLQPLGSRRTKPSDKLGQTVARLLIEPNETRSRLTSLVFAEPGMNCPLGQLEAAFHKLCAVEALEKKVAQGVREKVIHALTLLEQIEEAKAKGILNAEEAQQLKEAEQARQQVIAVDDFNTEELVRQSGGSKAGKKHSNEEVVPLAVE; this is encoded by the coding sequence ATGCTGCATAGTCTATTGATCGTGATGGTTTTAAGTGTAGTCTGTTTGTTGCTGGTCAAGCAGGCATCCCTCAAGGTCTGGTTCATCAGTTATGCGATTTTTGCATTGTTAGTCATGAAATATGGTTCTCCCGGTTTGTTTGCTCAGACTGGATTGTGGCTGGGTTTTGCATTGTTTCTCATCGGAACCATCAGGCCGCTTCGTCAGGGCTTGTTAACCCGTCCCTTGTTGCATATTGCACGGCAGGCAATGCCGGCAATGTCAGCCACTGAGCGAGAAGCCTTGGAAGCAGGAAGCATTGGCTGGGAAGGTGAGTTATTCAGTGGGGCGCCTGATTTTAGCCGCTTGCACGCCGTTCCTGCGGTGCGCTTAAGTGAGGACGAACAAGCCTTTTTGAATGGTCCAGTCAATACGTTATGCCGTATGATTGATGATTGGGACATCACCCATAATCGTGCCGACATGCCGCCAGAAATGTGGACTTTCATAAAGTCTCATGGTTTTCTGGGTATGATAATTCCCAAGCGGTACGGCGGACTTGGATTTTCAGCAACCGGGCAAATGTCTGTTTTAGTTAAGCTGTATAGCCGTTCAGTCACGGTGGCTTCCACCATTTCAGTGCCTAATTCGCTTGGCCCGGCGGAGCTCCTCTTAAAATATGGTACGGAAGAACAGAAAAATTATTATCTTCCTCGTCTCGCCAATGGCACGGACATTCCTTGTTTTGCCTTAACGGGTCCAAATGCGGGATCCGACGCCGCCTCAATTCCTGATCAGGGCATCGTATGCCGTGAACAAATTAATGGTCAAGAAGTGTTGGGTATCCGCTTAAACTGGGACAAACGTTATATTACGTTATGTCCCGTAGCAACGGTTATTGGCTTGGCATTTCGCTTGTTTGATCCAGACAATCTTCTTGGCAAGGGACATGATGTAGGTATTAGCTGTGCCTTGATTCCTGCCGATACTCCTGGCGTTATCAAGGGGCGTCGTCACTTTCCATTGAATATCGCATTTCTTAATGGACCTACACAAGGTAAAAATGTATTTATTCCTCTTGATTATTTGATTGGCGGGGAAAAGATGGCAGGCCAAGGATGGCGGATGTTGATGGAGTGTCTTAGTGCAGGCCGTGCTATTTCTTTGCCCTCCAGTGCTGCGGGTGGTACACAGGCAATTTCTCTAGGCAGTGGTGCTTATGCACGTGTCCGTAAGCAATTTAATCAACCGATTGGTAAATTTGAAGGCATTGAAGAAGTCTTGGCGCGTATTGCCGGAAAAACATACATGATTAACGCTGCTTTGGCTATGACCACCACCGTCATTGATGCTGGGGTAAAATCGGCAGTGGCTGGTGCCATCTTGAAATATCATACCACCGAATGGGCACGCTCCGTCGCACTTGATGCCATGGACATTCATGGCGGTAAAGGCATCTGCCTTGGGCCTAATAATTATTTAGGCCGGGGTTATCAAGGTGCCCCCATCAGCATTACCGTCGAGGGAGCAAATATTTTAACCCGCAGTTTAATTATTTTTGGACAAGGCGCTATTCGTTGTCACCCCTATGTCTTTCTTGAGATGGAAAGCATTAAGAACAATGATTTATCGGCGTTTGATCAAGCGTTATGGGGGCATGCGGCATTTATATTGGCAAATTTCACCCGCTCCTTGTTGTTTTCTTTTACTGATGGTCGTGTAAGTCATGCGCCAGCAGTAAAAATGAAACGTTATTATCAGTGGATTAATCGCTACAGCAGCCATCTTGCTTTTCTCGCGGATTTCTCCATGATGACTCTTGGCGCAACACTAAAGCGCAAAGAAACATTATCTGCCCGATTAGGTGATATGTTAAGTTATTTATATGTGGCTTCGGCGGTGTTAAACCGCTTTCAGCAAGACGGGGAGCCTGATGCTGATTTGCCATTGGTTGAATGGTGTTGTCAGTATTTATTGCATGAGTGCGAATCTGCCATGCGCGGCGTGATTGCTAATTTTCCACGGCGATGGGGTCGCGCTGTATTAAGGATTATGTTGCAACCCCTTGGAAGTCGACGAACAAAACCAAGTGATAAACTAGGTCAAACGGTGGCTCGTTTGTTGATTGAGCCTAATGAAACCCGCTCGCGCCTAACGTCACTGGTGTTTGCAGAACCTGGAATGAATTGTCCTTTAGGGCAATTGGAAGCTGCATTTCACAAACTGTGTGCTGTAGAGGCGCTGGAAAAGAAAGTGGCACAAGGCGTGCGTGAAAAAGTTATTCATGCTTTGACGCTTCTTGAACAAATTGAAGAAGCAAAAGCAAAAGGCATTCTCAATGCAGAAGAAGCACAGCAGTTAAAAGAAGCGGAACAAGCAAGACAACAAGTCATTGCCGTCGATGACTTCAACACGGAAGAACTTGTCCGGCAATCAGGAGGGTCTAAGGCTGGAAAAAAGCACTCGAATGAAGAAGTGGTGCCATTGGCAGTAGAATGA
- the clcA gene encoding H(+)/Cl(-) exchange transporter ClcA encodes MRDKILIIYAVAILLGILTGIVGSVLQLGIQWCTNLLAWWFSFAKAHDWPVGIVSAVTTMTMVFIAWSLVKWIASEASGSGVQEIEGTLLHERPIFWRRLLPVKFIGGILSISAKMVVGREGPTIQIGGNLGEMLGEWFHMGRQRRDALIAAGAAAGLATAFNAPLAGVLFVLEEMRNEFNFSFTNFKTVAICCVSATIVLHMILGAHPAIPMSVFELPSLKSLWLFLIFGVIVGFVGLLFNILLIKTLDNLDKLGSLTRPMYVLLIGLGVGYLAYIYPDTVGGGYEIIEKALTMRPGFGMLCVLIVVRFIMTLLCYGTGVPGGIFAPMLALGTLLGLAASYLFQLIMSDMTVHPGMFAVAGMGALFAAAVRAPVTGIILVVEMTQNYLLILPLMVTCLTATVVVQLANNPPIYTQLLHRTLKKAGAYVHER; translated from the coding sequence ATGCGCGATAAAATTTTAATCATTTATGCCGTGGCTATTTTGTTAGGAATCCTGACGGGGATTGTGGGTTCAGTATTACAATTGGGAATTCAGTGGTGTACTAATCTGTTAGCATGGTGGTTTTCCTTTGCGAAAGCCCATGATTGGCCAGTTGGAATAGTATCTGCTGTAACGACGATGACCATGGTCTTTATTGCGTGGAGCTTGGTAAAATGGATTGCTTCGGAGGCCTCAGGCAGTGGTGTGCAAGAAATCGAAGGGACGTTGTTGCATGAGCGCCCGATTTTTTGGCGTCGGCTGTTGCCAGTAAAATTTATTGGCGGCATCTTGTCTATTTCCGCCAAAATGGTCGTCGGACGGGAAGGCCCAACGATTCAAATCGGTGGAAATTTGGGGGAGATGCTTGGTGAGTGGTTTCACATGGGTCGTCAGAGACGCGATGCGTTGATTGCCGCAGGTGCTGCCGCAGGACTGGCTACGGCGTTCAATGCTCCTTTGGCTGGTGTCTTGTTTGTTCTGGAAGAAATGAGAAATGAGTTTAATTTTTCATTTACTAATTTTAAAACCGTTGCGATTTGCTGCGTTTCGGCCACCATCGTATTACACATGATTTTAGGTGCGCATCCTGCCATTCCCATGAGTGTTTTTGAGTTGCCCAGCTTGAAATCATTATGGCTCTTTCTCATTTTTGGAGTTATCGTTGGTTTTGTTGGGCTTCTATTTAATATATTGCTCATAAAAACGCTTGATAATCTGGATAAGCTTGGAAGCTTGACTCGCCCCATGTATGTCTTGCTTATCGGCTTGGGCGTTGGTTATCTGGCGTATATTTATCCTGATACGGTCGGAGGTGGTTATGAAATCATTGAAAAAGCATTGACGATGCGGCCTGGTTTTGGGATGTTATGTGTTTTAATTGTTGTACGCTTCATCATGACACTGTTATGTTATGGTACAGGGGTTCCTGGGGGGATTTTCGCACCGATGTTGGCTCTAGGGACACTTCTTGGTCTGGCTGCTTCCTACCTCTTTCAACTCATCATGAGCGATATGACAGTACATCCTGGCATGTTTGCAGTAGCTGGAATGGGGGCATTGTTTGCTGCCGCCGTCAGAGCGCCTGTTACTGGAATTATTTTGGTGGTTGAGATGACACAAAATTATTTATTAATTCTTCCTTTAATGGTGACCTGTTTGACGGCAACGGTCGTGGTGCAGCTCGCAAATAACCCTCCTATTTATACACAATTGCTGCATCGAACGTTGAAAAAAGCCGGAGCCTATGTGCACGAAAGGTAG
- the ugpA gene encoding sn-glycerol-3-phosphate ABC transporter permease UgpA: MANYNQQSKLAFLFIMPQLLVTVLFFIWPACKAIWQSLFFSDAFGLHHHFAGLANFMDLLSSADYLKALNITLLIAFAVTLLTMTLGLTLALMVYERCKKQQLYKALLLWPYAVAPAVAAILWRFLFHPTLGWMTRLLNAFGMDFNYLIHAKQALFVVIMTASWQQFSYNFLFFFAALKLIPRSLIEAAMIDGASAWRRFWQIIFPLLSPTTFFLLTMNVIYSFFDTFGIIQVITHGGPEYSTTTLIYKVYEDGFVAMDPGSSSAQSVILMLIVIGLTLLQFRYLEKRVHYQ; encoded by the coding sequence ATGGCAAATTATAATCAACAGTCTAAATTAGCATTTTTGTTCATCATGCCACAGTTGCTGGTGACAGTTTTGTTTTTTATTTGGCCAGCCTGCAAAGCAATATGGCAATCACTGTTTTTCAGTGATGCATTTGGCTTGCATCATCATTTTGCAGGTCTTGCCAATTTTATGGATTTGTTGAGCAGTGCGGATTACCTTAAGGCGCTCAATATTACGTTGCTCATTGCATTTGCTGTTACGCTGTTAACGATGACGCTAGGTTTGACGTTGGCTTTGATGGTTTATGAGCGATGTAAGAAGCAGCAACTGTATAAAGCCTTACTTCTTTGGCCTTACGCCGTTGCTCCAGCCGTAGCTGCCATTTTATGGCGCTTTCTATTTCATCCAACGTTGGGGTGGATGACTCGTTTGTTAAATGCATTTGGTATGGATTTCAACTACCTTATTCATGCAAAGCAAGCATTATTTGTGGTTATTATGACAGCAAGTTGGCAGCAATTCAGTTACAATTTTCTCTTCTTTTTTGCCGCTTTAAAATTAATACCCCGTTCGCTTATTGAGGCTGCAATGATTGACGGAGCATCGGCGTGGCGAAGGTTTTGGCAAATTATTTTTCCTTTATTATCACCAACCACCTTTTTTTTACTGACGATGAATGTTATTTATTCATTTTTTGACACGTTTGGTATTATCCAAGTCATCACCCATGGTGGGCCTGAATACAGTACAACGACTCTGATTTATAAAGTCTATGAAGATGGATTTGTTGCCATGGACCCTGGCAGCTCTTCGGCACAATCGGTTATTCTGATGCTCATTGTGATTGGTTTGACCTTGCTGCAATTCCGTTATCTTGAAAAAAGGGTCCATTATCAATGA